One Bacillus oleivorans genomic window carries:
- a CDS encoding twin-arginine translocase TatA/TatE family subunit: MGIGWGSLLVIAFVALLIFGPKKLPELGKAAGNTLREFKNATKGLADDDEDKKEGKN; the protein is encoded by the coding sequence ATGGGTATTGGATGGGGTAGTCTCCTCGTCATTGCATTTGTTGCTCTCTTAATTTTTGGTCCGAAAAAGCTGCCTGAGCTTGGAAAAGCAGCAGGCAACACCCTTAGAGAGTTTAAGAACGCAACGAAAGGCCTAGCTGATGACGACGAAGATAAAAAAGAAGGCAAAAATTAA